A stretch of Cucumis sativus cultivar 9930 chromosome 2, Cucumber_9930_V3, whole genome shotgun sequence DNA encodes these proteins:
- the LOC116402242 gene encoding U11/U12 small nuclear ribonucleoprotein 31 kDa protein-like: protein MAPKGKKTNSPTSDSDEDETFYYGIPPPPLLTRRCRRLHSRTSHRNRTHTHTLPLSLAVVLEIARVTVLKDRQTRKSRGVAFVQFISQDDAVKAAKQMHGKILNGRVLKAAIATDNGRAAEFIRKRVYKDKSRCYECGAIDGHLSYECPKNQLGPRERPEPKRVRRGGVGARHEEDWGSDVGEGFEDDNWASVVDGDADQRLLTGGENIVEKKKRRKQVISVTRATKMIN, encoded by the exons ATGGCGCCCAAgggaaagaaaaccaatagCCCTACTAGCGACAGCGACGAGGACGAAACCTTCTATTATGGTATCCCTCCGCCCCCTCTTCTGACCCGTCGCTGCCGTCGTCTTCACAGTCGCACTTCTCATCGCAATCGCACTCACACTCACACTCTTCCACTAAGTCTGGCGGTGGTTCTGGAG ATCGCTCGTGTTACGGTGTTGAAAGATCGACAGACTCGCAAGTCTCGCGGCGTTGCCTTCGTCCAGTTTATTTCTCAGGACGACGCGGTGAAGGCCGCGAAACAGATGCACGGGAAGATTTTGAATGGCCGTGTTCTTAAGGCTGCTATAGCGACTGATAATGGTCGTGCGGCTGAGTTTATAAGGAAGAGGGTTTATAAGGATAAGAGTAGGTGCTACGAGTGCGGCGCAATTGATGGGCATTTGTCTTATGAATGCCCTAAAAATCAATTGGGGCCAAGGGAGCGACCAGAACCGAAGCGGGTAAGAAGGGGTGGAGTTGGTGCTAGGCACGAGGAGGATTGGGGATCGGATGTTGGAGAAGGGTTTGAGGATGACAATTGGGCCTCGGTGGTGGACGGAGATGCAGACCAGAGACTCCTGACTGGCGGTGAGAACAttgtagagaagaaaaagagaagaaagcaaGTTATTTCAGTGACGAGAGCGACGAAGATGATTAACTGA